A window of the Pseudomonas furukawaii genome harbors these coding sequences:
- a CDS encoding SRPBCC family protein gives MFKASLAIIVVAILGVLGYAAISPDHFRIERTASIAAPPEKVFPLINDFQQWPAWSPWEKIDPTLKRSYSGPQAGVGAVYAWQGNNEVGTGRMEITGSQPASRVEIKLDFQMPFEAHNTAEFTLSPENGGTRVTWAMYGPSPYTHRLMQVFFDMDDLVGSRFDQGLANLKAAAEQ, from the coding sequence ATGTTCAAAGCCAGCCTCGCCATCATCGTCGTCGCCATTCTCGGCGTCCTCGGTTACGCCGCCATCAGTCCCGATCACTTCCGCATCGAGCGCACGGCCAGCATCGCGGCGCCGCCGGAGAAGGTCTTTCCCCTGATCAACGATTTCCAGCAATGGCCGGCCTGGTCGCCCTGGGAGAAGATCGACCCGACCCTCAAGCGCAGCTACAGCGGACCGCAGGCCGGCGTCGGCGCCGTCTATGCCTGGCAGGGCAACAACGAGGTGGGCACCGGGCGCATGGAGATCACCGGCAGCCAGCCGGCGTCGAGGGTGGAGATCAAGCTGGACTTCCAGATGCCCTTCGAGGCGCACAACACCGCCGAATTCACCCTCAGCCCCGAGAACGGCGGCACCCGGGTGACCTGGGCCATGTACGGTCCATCGCCCTACACCCATCGGCTGATGCAGGTGTTCTTCGACATGGACGACCTGGTCGGTAGCCGCTTCGACCAGGGCCTGGCCAACCTCAAGGCCGCCGCCGAGCAATGA
- a CDS encoding YciI family protein: MKYLCLIYFEEAKLATLTDADYQAIAGECLDYTEQLAASGHHLASNALESVRSATTLRVQGGRVSLTDGPFAETKEQLGGFYLIEARDLNEAIQIASKIPPARLGCIEVRPVREPGVRPGVQPLGAAS, encoded by the coding sequence ATGAAATACCTCTGCCTGATCTACTTCGAGGAAGCGAAGCTGGCCACCCTGACCGACGCCGACTACCAGGCCATCGCCGGCGAATGCCTGGACTACACCGAACAACTGGCCGCCAGCGGTCATCACCTCGCCTCCAACGCCCTGGAGTCGGTGCGTAGCGCGACCACGCTGCGGGTACAGGGCGGCCGCGTGTCCCTGACCGATGGTCCATTCGCCGAAACCAAGGAACAGCTCGGCGGCTTCTACCTGATCGAGGCCCGGGATCTCAACGAGGCCATCCAGATCGCCTCGAAGATCCCGCCGGCGCGCCTGGGTTGCATCGAGGTCCGGCCGGTACGCGAGCCCGGGGTTCGGCCCGGCGTCCAGCCCCTGGGCGCGGCGTCCTGA
- a CDS encoding RNA polymerase sigma factor codes for MRLRVEAIYRSDSRRVLATLIRLLGDFDLAEEALHDAFIAAVQQWPRDGVPANPRAWLVSAGRFRAIDNLRRRSRFDASRRLLLAELEEAASPFEEGEDVEDDRLRLIFTCCHPALPADAQVPLTLREVCDLTTEEIARAFLSSPPTIAQRIVRAKAKIRDAKIPYQVPTLAELPERLDNVLRVIYLVFNEGYSASSGEALVRTDLCAEAIRLARLLLELLPDPEVMGLLALMLLHDSRRAARTRADGELVLLDEQDRSLWDRTQIAEGLALVSRAFASQRIGLYPLQAAIAAVHARAEDAASTDWRQIAGLYAVLQQLAPSPVLRLNRAVAIAMCDGPEAGLAEVDALLEAGELKDYHLAHATRADFCRRLGRREEARAAYRAALALVRQEPERRFIEKRLAELDG; via the coding sequence ATTCGGCTGCGGGTGGAGGCGATCTACCGCAGCGACTCGCGACGGGTGCTGGCCACGCTGATCCGCCTGCTGGGGGATTTCGACCTGGCCGAGGAGGCCCTGCATGACGCCTTCATCGCCGCCGTCCAGCAATGGCCGAGGGATGGCGTCCCGGCCAATCCCCGGGCCTGGCTGGTGTCGGCGGGGCGCTTCAGGGCCATCGACAACCTGCGTCGACGCTCCCGTTTCGATGCCTCCAGGCGGCTGCTGCTGGCGGAGCTGGAGGAGGCCGCGAGTCCCTTCGAGGAGGGCGAGGACGTGGAAGACGATCGCCTGCGCCTGATCTTCACCTGCTGCCACCCGGCGCTGCCGGCGGATGCCCAGGTGCCCCTGACCCTGCGTGAGGTCTGCGACCTCACCACCGAGGAGATCGCCCGGGCCTTCCTCAGCAGCCCACCCACCATCGCCCAGCGCATCGTCCGGGCCAAGGCGAAGATCCGCGACGCGAAGATTCCCTACCAGGTTCCCACGCTGGCGGAATTGCCGGAGCGCCTGGATAACGTCCTGCGGGTCATCTACCTAGTGTTCAACGAAGGCTATTCCGCCTCGTCGGGAGAGGCCCTGGTGCGCACCGACCTCTGCGCCGAGGCCATCCGCCTGGCGCGACTGCTGCTGGAACTGCTGCCCGACCCGGAAGTCATGGGCCTCCTGGCGCTCATGCTGTTGCACGACTCGCGGCGCGCCGCCCGCACCCGCGCCGATGGCGAACTGGTGCTGCTGGACGAGCAGGACCGCAGCCTCTGGGACCGCACCCAGATCGCCGAGGGGCTGGCCCTGGTGTCCCGCGCCTTCGCCAGCCAGCGCATCGGCCTCTATCCGTTGCAGGCCGCCATCGCCGCCGTTCACGCCCGGGCCGAGGATGCCGCCAGCACCGACTGGCGGCAGATCGCCGGACTCTATGCCGTGCTCCAGCAGCTGGCGCCTTCGCCGGTGCTGAGGCTCAACCGGGCGGTGGCTATCGCCATGTGCGATGGCCCCGAGGCCGGGCTGGCGGAGGTGGACGCCCTGCTGGAAGCCGGGGAACTCAAGGACTACCACCTGGCCCACGCCACCCGCGCGGACTTCTGCCGACGCCTGGGCCGTCGCGAAGAGGCGCGCGCCGCCTACCGGGCCGCCCTGGCCCTGGTGCGCCAGGAGCCCGAACGACGCTTCATCGAGAAGCGCCTGGCGGAACTGGATGGCTGA